One genomic segment of Pongo pygmaeus isolate AG05252 chromosome 19, NHGRI_mPonPyg2-v2.0_pri, whole genome shotgun sequence includes these proteins:
- the PDE6G gene encoding retinal rod rhodopsin-sensitive cGMP 3',5'-cyclic phosphodiesterase subunit gamma — MPNQLTKQQDKCPGWHPAEEGPALIAQPPETCPALDCSRRESRSQGCRSVSVSLAMNLEPPKAEFRSATRVAGGPVTPRKGPPKFKQRQTRQFKSKPPKKGVQGFGDDIPGMEGLGTDITVICPWEAFNHLELHELAQYGII; from the exons ATGCCTAATCAGCTCACGAAGCAGCAAGATAAATGCCCAGGCTGGCACCCTGCGGAGGAAGGCCCAGCACTCATAGCACAGCCCCCTGAGACCTGCCCTGCACTTG ACTGCAGCAGGAGGGAGTCCAGGAGCCAAGGTTGCCGCAGTGTCTCCGTCAGCCTCGCCATGAACCTGGAACCGCCCAAGGCTGAGTTCCGGTCAGCCACCAGGGTGGCCGGGGGACCTGTCACCCCCAGGAAAGGGCCCCCTAAATTTAAGCAGCGACAGACCAGGCAGTTCAAGAGCAAGCCCCCAAAGAAAGGCGTCCAAGG GTTTGGGGACGACATCCCTGGAATGGAAGGCCTGGGAACAG ACATCACGGTCATCTGCCCTTGGGAGGCCTTCAACCACCTGGAGCTGCACGAGCTGGCCCAATATGGCATCATCTAG
- the TSPAN10 gene encoding tetraspanin-10 isoform X2: MEEGERSPLLSQETAGQKPLSVHSPPTSGCLGPVPREDQADAWGCSCYPPETKHQALRGTPGKGPAPSLSTGSSCVKYLIFLSNFPFSLLGLLALAIGLWGLAVKGSLGSDLGGPLPADPMLGLALGGLVVSAVSLAGCLGALCENTCLIRGFSGGILAFLVLEAVAGALVVALWGPLQDSVEHTLRVAIAHYQDDPDLRFLLDQVQLGLRCCGAASYQDWQQNLYFNCSSPGVQACSLPASCCIDPREDGASVNNQCGFGVLRLDADAAQRVVHLEGCGPPLRRWLRANLAASGGYAIAVVLLQGAELLLAARLLGALAARRGAAYGLGARGEDRAVPQSPSPGAPPAAKPARG, translated from the exons atggaggagggggagaggagccCCTTACTGTCCCAG GAAACTGcaggccagaagcccctctctgtgcacagtccacccacctcaggctgcCTAGGTCCAGTGCCCAGGGAGGACCAGGCAGACGCCTGGGGCTGCAGCTGCTATCCCCCGGAGACCAAGCACCAGGCCTTGAGGGGCACCCCCGGGAAAGGACCAGCCCCTTCACTCTCCACAGGGAGCAGCTGCGTCAAGTATCTGATCTTCCTCTCCAACTTCCCCTTCTCCCTGCTGGGGCTGCTGGCCCTGGCCATCGGGCTCTGGGGCCTGGCCGTCAAGGGGTCTCTGGGAAGTGATCTGGGGGGGCCCCTGCCCGCAGACCCCATGCTGGGGCTGGCACTGGGAGGGCTGGTGGTCAGCGCAGTGAGCCTGGCTGGCTGCCTGGGCGCCCTCTGTGAGAACACCTGCCTGATACGTGGCTTCTCCGGGGGCATCCTTGCCTTCCTGGTGCTTGAGGCCGTGGCAGGGGCCCTGGTGGTGGCCCTCTGGGGCCCACTGCAAGACAGCGTGGAGCACACCCTGCGTGTGGCCATCGCCCACTACCAGGACGACCCAGACCTGCGCTTCCTCCTCGACCAAGTCCAGCTCGGGCTGAGGTGCTGCGGGGCTGCCTCCTACCAGGACTGGCAGCAGAACCT GTACTTTAACTGCAGCTCCCCCGGGGTGCAGGCCTGCAGCCTTCCCGCCTCCTGCTGCATCGACCCCCGCGAAGATGGAGCCTCTGTCAACAACCAGTGCGGCTTCGGGGTCCTGCGCCTGGATGCGGACGCAGCTCAGAGAGTGGTGCACCTGGAGGGCTGCGGCCCGCCGCTCCGGCGGTGGCTGCGCGCGAACCTGGCGGCGTCGGGCGGCTACGCAATCGCGGTGGTGCTGCTGCAGGGCGCGGAGCTCCTGCTGGCCGCCCGGCTACTCGGGGCCCTCGCTGCCCGCAGGGGAGCGGCGTACGGCCTCGGAGCGCGCGGGGAGGACCGCGCTGTCCCCCAGAGCCCCAGCCCCGGCGCCCCGCCCGCTGCCAAACCCGCCCGGGGCTGA
- the TSPAN10 gene encoding tetraspanin-10 isoform X1 — MHRLAQGRGQDQPSSPATEEPANLSRRLCSGLSVPASRMEEGERSPLLSQETAGQKPLSVHSPPTSGCLGPVPREDQADAWGCSCYPPETKHQALRGTPGKGPAPSLSTGSSCVKYLIFLSNFPFSLLGLLALAIGLWGLAVKGSLGSDLGGPLPADPMLGLALGGLVVSAVSLAGCLGALCENTCLIRGFSGGILAFLVLEAVAGALVVALWGPLQDSVEHTLRVAIAHYQDDPDLRFLLDQVQLGLRCCGAASYQDWQQNLYFNCSSPGVQACSLPASCCIDPREDGASVNNQCGFGVLRLDADAAQRVVHLEGCGPPLRRWLRANLAASGGYAIAVVLLQGAELLLAARLLGALAARRGAAYGLGARGEDRAVPQSPSPGAPPAAKPARG, encoded by the exons ATGCACAG ACTAGCCCAGGGCCGTGGTCAGGACCAGCCCAGCAGCCCAGCCACAGAGGAGCCAGCGAACCTCTCCCGGCGCCTGTGCTCGGGGCTTTCTGTTCCAGCGTCAAGgatggaggagggggagaggagccCCTTACTGTCCCAG GAAACTGcaggccagaagcccctctctgtgcacagtccacccacctcaggctgcCTAGGTCCAGTGCCCAGGGAGGACCAGGCAGACGCCTGGGGCTGCAGCTGCTATCCCCCGGAGACCAAGCACCAGGCCTTGAGGGGCACCCCCGGGAAAGGACCAGCCCCTTCACTCTCCACAGGGAGCAGCTGCGTCAAGTATCTGATCTTCCTCTCCAACTTCCCCTTCTCCCTGCTGGGGCTGCTGGCCCTGGCCATCGGGCTCTGGGGCCTGGCCGTCAAGGGGTCTCTGGGAAGTGATCTGGGGGGGCCCCTGCCCGCAGACCCCATGCTGGGGCTGGCACTGGGAGGGCTGGTGGTCAGCGCAGTGAGCCTGGCTGGCTGCCTGGGCGCCCTCTGTGAGAACACCTGCCTGATACGTGGCTTCTCCGGGGGCATCCTTGCCTTCCTGGTGCTTGAGGCCGTGGCAGGGGCCCTGGTGGTGGCCCTCTGGGGCCCACTGCAAGACAGCGTGGAGCACACCCTGCGTGTGGCCATCGCCCACTACCAGGACGACCCAGACCTGCGCTTCCTCCTCGACCAAGTCCAGCTCGGGCTGAGGTGCTGCGGGGCTGCCTCCTACCAGGACTGGCAGCAGAACCT GTACTTTAACTGCAGCTCCCCCGGGGTGCAGGCCTGCAGCCTTCCCGCCTCCTGCTGCATCGACCCCCGCGAAGATGGAGCCTCTGTCAACAACCAGTGCGGCTTCGGGGTCCTGCGCCTGGATGCGGACGCAGCTCAGAGAGTGGTGCACCTGGAGGGCTGCGGCCCGCCGCTCCGGCGGTGGCTGCGCGCGAACCTGGCGGCGTCGGGCGGCTACGCAATCGCGGTGGTGCTGCTGCAGGGCGCGGAGCTCCTGCTGGCCGCCCGGCTACTCGGGGCCCTCGCTGCCCGCAGGGGAGCGGCGTACGGCCTCGGAGCGCGCGGGGAGGACCGCGCTGTCCCCCAGAGCCCCAGCCCCGGCGCCCCGCCCGCTGCCAAACCCGCCCGGGGCTGA